CGCCCCGGCGACGATTATATTCGGTTTCGTCATCACGAGGAGAGGTGCGACGGAGGAGGCCCGCAACGATCGCGATTACGAGAATCCGTGTACGAGAGGCAGATGCCAACGGTAAGGAAGAAGATCTGTTCATTGTGTCGGCTCGTCGACGTGTTGTACGACGTTCTTCCACTCTAGAGTTCCGCTGGTTTGGATTATACGCGACGCTTTGTAAAGGGAaggggagaaaaagaaaaaaaaaaaaaaaatagcgacTCGTTTGTAGGAAATGATGGAGCTCAACAGCGGTGCGGGAACGCCCGTCGGGGCCGTCGCCTGTCCCGTGTGTACTTTGTACCTGCGCGAGGGTATTAGTCTGCAGAAGCATCTGGATACCCATCCCAAGGAACAGGTTATAGATGCTCTCATCAAGGCGAGCGCCTCCTCGACTCAGAcgcaacagcaacagcagcagcatcaacaacaacaacaacaacagcagcagcagcaaacTACCCCGGCGACATCACTACCGGTATCGCTGCAACCGCAAGCTTCACAGCAAACCCCTACCTCTATTCAGACGCCTCAAGCGTCGCCCCAAGTGTCACAGAATTCCGCTCACATTTCCTCCGCTCATTCGCCGTATCCCATAGGACCCATCTTCGAATGTCCTCCCATAAGTACCATGATGCCACCGCAGTTCACCTCGTTCAGCTATCAACAATTTGTCAACAATGGGACCATGATGATACCGCAGTATGCGATGGCACCGCAGGCCAATCAGATGATGCAGATGCTGTACAATCCGTATGGTATGTACCAACAGCAGCAAATACCCACCGTCCAAATGATCTCACCAGTTGCAGCTATCCCGGGCGCCGCGAGGATTCGACCAGTGGTCACCATGGCCGGGGAGAACAATGTCAGAGCCGCCCTGGCAATTCCTGTAAATAGTCCCGAGCCGAAGCAGATCCTGCCTGAGATATTGCCTGATACCGAGCCTGAATCCGGGCAAGTTATGCCGGATGTGAATCTTCCAGCCTCGCCTGTGCTGCAAAACGAGGACGCATCCGTCAGACAGGAGGAGAGCGACAACAATGCGTTGCCGATCGATCATAGAGGACAGCAGATGCAGACTACCGCGTCGCCTGGTGAAGGTACAGTGCAGCACGGGTATAACGCTATTCCTAGATCCATCACAATCGCTTGCGCCATAAATACCAATGACGATAAAGTGGAGAGTGTACTGCCGGACATGGAGGATGAGGAGCCatcgaataatatttccaCCGTGGACTTGCAGTGTAAATCTGTAACATTTGAACAACCTGAAACACAACAGTTTGCGCAACAGGTTATGCAAGAAGGATACGTGAGTATATCCAATAGGAAAACTAATGCAACGAGTGATGTTGACTCTATGACATGTGAGCGCGAATCGGAAATGATGAGCGACGAAAGACCGGCAAGCCGCAACAGCACTTTAAGTGTCAGCAATAACGTTTCATCGTCGCGGGATACAATAGCGATTCCAGACGTATTGAAGGACTCTATTCAACCCGAGCTTAATTCGGTAGAAAAGCTGGAAAACTTGATAACCATAATGGAGACGGAGCTGAATAGCGCTTCgcttcaaaaagaaaatagttcaTCGAATGATCGGGAGAGATTAATGGATGCGAGGGAGAAATCGGATAGGGAGGAGACTGTAATTCACGATACCGTAGTGACAATTCTAGGCCCTCACGACAAGGATCACATATTGCCTGATATACAAGAAGATAACAATACATGGTGCCCGAATGATTATGTAGATAACGAACTGAGAACGCTAGAAAAAACTTGTCGGTATTTGTCGTACAATACAGAGTGCTCGAAAATAGATGACGGTTTGAAAatgttagagaaaaatttgtataagtaTAAGCATAGTTTTTCAGCACCCCCGTCCCCCGTCACGAGGAAGAAGTGCCGCAAGACCGTGGCGCGTCGTTATAGCGCGCGATCGGAGCTCGGATCCTGCGAGAATCTCAGCCcgtatcatcatcatcatcatcatcatcatcgtggTGGCTTTGACGACGCGGCGGCTATGCAGGACGAGGAGGAGGATgaggacgatgacgacgatgtgGATATCGATGAGGATGAGAAGATTGACGAGGAGGATAACTTCGACGAGGCGGACATGGAGATCGAGGAGATTCCCAGTCCGCATACGCCTTTCGCGGAATGCGGCGTCAGATCGCACACACCATTGTCCACGATCAGCGGGATTTCCGTGTTAAGAGTTAGGAAGGATCTCAGCAAACCATGTTCACCCACATCCATACATTCGTTTCATCATGTGGACAGTGATTGCGTAAGTCACGACGAGGACAGTAATGctgtagataataatattgtagatAATATTGCAGAGAAAGATCCGATTGACTGTTCTCAAATCGAAGAGAAGATTAAGACTGATCATCAGCATCAGGAGACGCGCGCGACATTGtgcgaaaataatgaaaaagttcAGGAATCGAGTAGTAGTAATAGTTATACGTATCAGCAGTCAGTGATAACCGAACACGTTAGTTCATTCCCTGTGATGCACTCGCAGCCACCCGTCTTGATGCAAGAGTCATATTCCGCGACGAGCAAGACGCAAAATCTCTTAAACTTGTCTGAATCGATTAATCCTACAACCAGCACTGAATCCAAGAGCTTTCATTCTACCAAATCTACGTTGATGCCGAAGCAATCGATGGAATTGCTCAACATAAATGAGGACGCCCATGCCGGACCGATAAACGTCTTTGAATTTGAAGGATTACAAATATTAGTTCCTAGTACATTTATAAGCGATTCGTCCCAGAAAGCGGTTAGTGCGACCAGTCAGCAATCTATGGCAAGTAGCGAGGGTGCAATAGGTATTGATGAAGAAGTCAAAAGTATTAATATGCGTGCCGATGAGACCATGCCGCCTAGAGGTGAACTGTCCGAACAAGAGAGCAATGGATGCACAGAGCCGTCTGCATGGCAGGTTTGTGTTACGTGTattatcttcaaatattttcatatagagTCGAGACTCtttaaatgtgtgtatataatattatgtgcatatataatgatattcgaCATTTGCGATCATTTCTGCAAAGAAAGATTACATAAATTGTTTGTTGAACATTTTGCGGCTTATATCTTAGTCTACAGATTTttctaacataaatatatacatacaatatcagcaatcgtaatatataaagaaattgtatttattaatttttatttattttataatatctctctttatataaataataaacgattaaatgttaaatattacatattattattaaaatatgcagagttatgaaataatgaaaagttatactttgtgtattaattttaaaatgaattattaagaaaataatataatgaaaagattttacattattatttaaaattattgtgcaactattatgaaattattattattattgttattataaaatttatatttgaatgttttattttatttacattgtaattaatatttaaaataatacacatataatgtattttgaaaaagtattaatgaaattattttattataccatcatatatattgtacaagttaatcataaaaaaaaattaatattttctggaaaataatttatatgcaaatttaataatgataaatttaataatagttacaataaacatatattaaaaaattatacacatatataaatttattcttaatatattttttcttgtagcTGTACATGGGTCAAGAATCTTCGCGCATGTCCACCTCTTACGATCTGTTGGCACGAGAAAGCTGGGAAGAATCAGAAGGATCTGACAACGAGATCAGCGGCCCGTTGTTGGATAGTAGATCGTTGGCCACGCACTTCACTTCGAGTCTGTTCCTGGATCGAGACCGGAAGACACCGACCAAACGGACGTTCAAGTGTTCTCACTGTAACGAAGTATTCGATTGTCCAAAAGAGCGCAGAGTTCATAGTACAACGGTACATAAGGAAGCAGTGCCCAGTAGTAGCAGAGATCAGTTGGATCAGCCGGAGATGAAGGACATCAAATTGCTTGACAATCGCGTGAATGTGTTCGACGATATATTTGTGCCGGGTCTGCACATGCAACAGATGTACCATCATCAACAGCCACTCCTGCATCAGCTACAACCACCACCGTCGCAACCTGGAGCGGATGGTTTGACCAAGGCTGAGGGCGATCAAAAGATTGGCGAGAATCTGGTGATACCATCGAGCATCGAGGTGACCTGCGCGATATGCAGCCAACGATTTAGCAGCGAAAAATCTCTGCAGATACATCATCGGCGTATGCATCTAGCTGAGGTGAACAAACGCATACGCGAGAACGCCAAGTGCCAGATATGCAATGAGGAGTTCCCGTCAGTGTTGTTGTTCAACGCCCACCTGAAGATACACCCGTTGGAATGCGGACAGTGCGGTAAGTATTTTTACCGAAAGCAAAATTTCAAGCTGCATATGAAGCGGCATTTGGGCATCAAACCGTTTCCGTGCACTGTGTGCGACAAGGCGTTCCTTACCAAGCAAAAACTGGACGAACATACCAACGGCCACACCGGCAACGCGCCTGTCAAGTGTAGTTTGTGCAACGAGACTTTCCGCAGGTATTCGAATTTGACGCAGCATAAGAACCGGCATCACCTCaacattaagaaaaaactCAAAGACTATATATGTCACTGCGGTGAAGTGTTTCACACGAAGAAGAAGCTCGCCTGGCACAAGGAGACACACGACGAAAAGCCCAAGGCATGCACGTATTGCAACGAGCGATTCATCCACATGGCCAGTCTGACGCGTCACATGCGTCGCGCTCACAATCGCCGATTCGTTCCTGATGCGCAGCGCGAAAGCGAGAATGTCGAATGTCCTATTTGCAAGTGTATCTATCTACGATCGTCGTTGGCGGTGCACATGCGTGTTCACAACGGTGAACGACCGTACGAGTGTCAGGTATGCTCCAAGGCGTTCAGCACTAAGTGGAATCTGCAGTTGCACAAGTGGACGCACGCGGCACGCAGTACCAAACCGTTCAAGTGTAATCAATGCAGTGCGGCCTTTTATCGTCACAGCGACTACACGGCGCACATGAATTCCCACCGTAACGTGCGTCCGTATACGTGCAACTATTGCGGCGCGCAGTTCATTCGCAAATATAATTGTCTACGGCATGTCAAGGAGCACGAGGAAAACAAGGCGTACACGTGCGACGTATGCAATAAGACCTTCCATCGCTCCTATTATCTCAAGGAGCATCTGCGGGTGCACTCGGGCGCGCGACCGTACACGTGTCACATCTGCGGCAAGTCCAGCGGCACCAAGTCCAATCACAACAAGCATGTGCGAATCCATCACGCGCGCGAGCCTGTAAATaccgaaaattaaataaggatCATCTACTATATACACTTTTTTCTTGTCGCAGTCGTGAGACGAATTGGACAATCCGATCCCGAGTTTGCCCCGCGCGCTGTACTTATGCGCGAAATTTAATAGCAAGTGTTCAGAGACtgggattatatttttacgcttTAATCAGGTATCGAGATCTCGATATAATATCTCGGCAAGCTACGAACACTGTTTTGTGCCCGTGCATGCACGAAAcactctaaatatatattaactcgTCGCGAGAAATTACAACATGACGTCAGCATTGAATCTAGTTTCAAGCACCTTAACTGGGTACAGCATGAATTCCCAGGAACATGTTTGCTAACTGATTTGCTGGCGATTTTTGCTGTCCTTTCTCGAAATTATAGCTACAATTACTCGGGACTAAAGAATTTAGTTAAGATTATTTAGCGGTGATCGACACATGACGTCGACCGTTTTACTGTACTCAATCTGAGTACTCGTTCGTGTGATTCATGCACGAGGGACATGTAACGAATATGTGGCGTACATGCGCCGACGACAATGATGGGATTAAGTCATATTGAAACTGAAACAGTGAGTCTACTATCATGACTTATTTGATTtcgtataaatgtatacatatgtacacatttttaaatattatatacacatttttaaatattattactaaaaacagaggacgaaaaaaaatgcctgaaaaaaactgattttttttaaagtgtaatttaaattatacatgtaatgtTATGTTTTTTGAATCGCTAAGTATGATAGTaatagttttgtttttttaaagtgaTAGAAAATGTTGAACGTGATTAAAATTCGCAGAAAGgagaaatcaaattatttttttaataagattaatgataaataattggaacaaatttattattatttatattaatattaattatcattaagaaAAACTTATCGACACTTTTAGGGCGAATTTTGAgctatgtttattaatatttagatgaAAATGTTACTATTGTTCAATGATTCGAAAAACATACaattaacacataaataatttacattaaaccatatttaaaaatttgtgtacagatatatatacattgataaaatcaaataaaaatctttatatgtaGTTTATTTAGTGTTTCAGACTCAACGATGATTTAATTCCATCATTGCAGTCGACgcgtatatataacattctttcaataagaaaattgattatctttattaatttttatttatcatactgATTTTGCCCAtcgtcttttttatatatccgaAAGTGTCTTACAATAACACACTTTAAGCATTGCCATACGTGTAGAATAAAAATCGGAGGCGTTATTAACTCTGTCATCCGTGCAGTTTAATTCTAGATaagtaacttttattatatctaaagtttcctttctcttttttattgaaatgctgttatatatcattaattttttgttattgactgcgagatatttttatttctaaggAATTCATCGCTACATTTGATACGTGCATGATAAAGTATGatgataatattactttaatatgtGATTTAGTTTAATTTGATGGAAAGCACTTTAATCCTTAGATAtccaagtatttaaaaatattacatgcaaGGTATTCTAGAGAACAAtttcatcaatatattttatcaatatatttcatcaatatatatttcatcatatatattttatcaatatatttcaatatattttattccatttaattttgttattttataacaattttgaaattaaaaacatgggtacatttgtatatacattaattcttttatcggTCATGTGTGTTGCatgttaattgtattatttatttgttaattttaatgaaaacaaatacatatatttgtatttcaggattaacaaattatataagattattaaagattttcttaatattttataataaaataattgtatattaaaattagcatatttcaaacaaattttgtggaaaaaaaaacatcccgCAAAGGTATCTAAGGattaaatagagaaagagagaaacagaaattgttgtttatatatcgtattatcaAGCAATCTTGATTATACAGGGTTGGGATTTTATTACGTTACGTGCTATGTTTGTGAACATTTGCATGCTGTGTAAGTCCAGTGACTTGAGACTTTCATTATCTTAAgctaataacaaatttttaataaagataaactattataatatatgtcacaAAACAATTCTTGAATAGTTCTTGCGAAACTATGCAATGAAGAAACACGTTTGCCAActaatagtataattattatataaaactaattaatccAATTCATACTTACAAAGATATTGAGCACTTTTACATGTCGTTGgttgtaaagaatttttttttacaatatctattttacataaaaagtgTGCAGGTTCTTGCACATTGTTTGACTCTATATAAGTATGAGAACAGCTCGTATGAATTGCGTTCAATATTCTATGTAAGGGCCTATGGACTAATATTATGACTATCGACTACCACATAATAGTTACGTATTTTTTAGttgttattctatatttatatattttgcaatatgtgTATAAGGCCGTATTTTTTATTGGTTACTATAATTCCAAGACTGATCGGTGTTGGTTCATCATATATTGCTCTCTAATACAAATCAAAGTACACTTCTCAGTTTTAGTTTGATATCTTAATGTTTTTGTTGCGATAAGCAATAATATTGCTCCTTGGAAAATAGGAAGATGTAAATCCAAAAGAAATCAATTCATGCTTCTAAGgtaaatttcttaaagaaatatcttgCCACAAGTTTCgtcacattaaaatttatttaaaaatttgtgtataaaataaaagatgtttcttgatgaaaaaaatgcataatatttatgtgagattatattaagttttttactgcaaaaactatattaattttctaatatattatgttattacattattctctAAGcgaattaaagtttattatattagtcacatataaaaaaaggtatCAATAACAACCGAATATTTTGGATTTATTCTCTTCTGATATACTTACTACGattagcatatataaaaaatcatatgctACTTGTACaatcagaaaataatgtattataatatagatatatgacattattaaaaattaagcaaaTAGTTATGAATGTAAGAAAGTAGGAGAGTAATTTGACATCTGAAAACAGAAATatctgataaattaaatttgacaaattattgGGAGGAAAatgtcattctttttttttattttgatataagagAGCAATATTAAAGAGAGGATATAAAGCTATCTGAAATAatgttagattatatatatacacatatacatatacatatatatatatatatatatatacatacatatatacatatacatatatatatatacacacacatatatatatatatatgtatatatatatgtatatatatatatatatatatatatatatatatatgtatatatataatcgattagTTAATTTCATGTTAatcaaattatgttttaaaacgagttctgattattaattttaaaagaggcGACCAATGATGAGtgactaataaaatataaaaaaaatgcagatttATAACTCTACGTTCATAGATATTTCGAtaacaatttgaaaattttaatgtgatgtgcaaaaattaaagcatGTTATATACGCTATGAtagaatttgttttaaattatatattaacccTTTGTACTCGATGTGCTTGTTATTCaacattatcatattttgtgtaacaaaaatttgcaagtattttatgttattcctaaaatctataaaatcgtaaaattcaTTGCTCAGCTAAAATTACAACTTGTTGGCAATTAATATAGGAAAGATAATCGAAGAAAATACAAGAAGtgttataaaacatattaaattttgacagaagATATTTAGCTAGTTTTAGAAGATATAGACTATGCACAGATAAAAACAATCACACATACGGAAAACAAGTGCGAATATGAATGtggtaaaagaaaaagatgttgTCTAATGTGActcaaatcattaaaatagatatattgtagaatatcgttatataatatctactcGCGAGTGTAGTGTGGAAGTAAAAATGAAAGTAAgtgtaattgataataaacgaATTCAATTTTCACCACGAGATTTCATAATGGAATTGTGCATCGTATTTAATATAGGATGAGATTTaacattgtgtatatatgtataactttaTATGGAAAAGTTTGTAACTTATAAATGTGAcgttttgcaattataattgcatatttgatAGGGGTAAATGACAGAAAATTAGAATATCTtgagagattaaattaaattctttgcaataatatgtaatactatAGGGCGTTTTAGTAGCGTGAATATTTCAgggagatttttttcaaaagaattttgatGTTTCTCTTATAAACactttctcttataaaaaaattgtcataatataattgacatttaCAATTTGCtgaataacaaaaaagaagaaaatttaaaaaaattttttatagatgcaattaattatttgttaaacatttaaaaaatagactttattaataactaataatatctCTAATTTGATGCTGAAATTTGGAAGTTATGATGAagttcttgaaatatttactgaatgaaaatttctatCTCATATTTTGCACACATGCACACAAAAAGATCTATccctaaaatattacatttacagCACTCAGTGTGGCGTgtcttttacaatatattataatctttgcaCATATGGTATTGCTATTGCAGGCAATATTCAAGCACAAAGggttaaattactttttaataaactataaacaagatattaaaatgtattgataatttcattgataaacatttatttgtcaaattagTTTAATATGATTCATCGCATATctgctatttataaaattaattgtatcgtTATAAGTAGCAATTGCAAACTC
This sequence is a window from Cataglyphis hispanica isolate Lineage 1 chromosome 17, ULB_Chis1_1.0, whole genome shotgun sequence. Protein-coding genes within it:
- the LOC126855792 gene encoding uncharacterized protein LOC126855792, encoding MPTEMMELNSGAGTPVGAVACPVCTLYLREGISLQKHLDTHPKEQVIDALIKASASSTQTQQQQQQHQQQQQQQQQQQTTPATSLPVSLQPQASQQTPTSIQTPQASPQVSQNSAHISSAHSPYPIGPIFECPPISTMMPPQFTSFSYQQFVNNGTMMIPQYAMAPQANQMMQMLYNPYGMYQQQQIPTVQMISPVAAIPGAARIRPVVTMAGENNVRAALAIPVNSPEPKQILPEILPDTEPESGQVMPDVNLPASPVLQNEDASVRQEESDNNALPIDHRGQQMQTTASPGEGTVQHGYNAIPRSITIACAINTNDDKVESVLPDMEDEEPSNNISTVDLQCKSVTFEQPETQQFAQQVMQEGYVSISNRKTNATSDVDSMTCERESEMMSDERPASRNSTLSVSNNVSSSRDTIAIPDVLKDSIQPELNSVEKLENLITIMETELNSASLQKENSSSNDRERLMDAREKSDREETVIHDTVVTILGPHDKDHILPDIQEDNNTWCPNDYVDNELRTLEKTCRYLSYNTECSKIDDGLKMLEKNLYKYKHSFSAPPSPVTRKKCRKTVARRYSARSELGSCENLSPYHHHHHHHHRGGFDDAAAMQDEEEDEDDDDDVDIDEDEKIDEEDNFDEADMEIEEIPSPHTPFAECGVRSHTPLSTISGISVLRVRKDLSKPCSPTSIHSFHHVDSDCVSHDEDSNAVDNNIVDNIAEKDPIDCSQIEEKIKTDHQHQETRATLCENNEKVQESSSSNSYTYQQSVITEHVSSFPVMHSQPPVLMQESYSATSKTQNLLNLSESINPTTSTESKSFHSTKSTLMPKQSMELLNINEDAHAGPINVFEFEGLQILVPSTFISDSSQKAVSATSQQSMASSEGAIGIDEEVKSINMRADETMPPRGELSEQESNGCTEPSAWQLYMGQESSRMSTSYDLLARESWEESEGSDNEISGPLLDSRSLATHFTSSLFLDRDRKTPTKRTFKCSHCNEVFDCPKERRVHSTTVHKEAVPSSSRDQLDQPEMKDIKLLDNRVNVFDDIFVPGLHMQQMYHHQQPLLHQLQPPPSQPGADGLTKAEGDQKIGENLVIPSSIEVTCAICSQRFSSEKSLQIHHRRMHLAEVNKRIRENAKCQICNEEFPSVLLFNAHLKIHPLECGQCGKYFYRKQNFKLHMKRHLGIKPFPCTVCDKAFLTKQKLDEHTNGHTGNAPVKCSLCNETFRRYSNLTQHKNRHHLNIKKKLKDYICHCGEVFHTKKKLAWHKETHDEKPKACTYCNERFIHMASLTRHMRRAHNRRFVPDAQRESENVECPICKCIYLRSSLAVHMRVHNGERPYECQVCSKAFSTKWNLQLHKWTHAARSTKPFKCNQCSAAFYRHSDYTAHMNSHRNVRPYTCNYCGAQFIRKYNCLRHVKEHEENKAYTCDVCNKTFHRSYYLKEHLRVHSGARPYTCHICGKSSGTKSNHNKHVRIHHAREPVNTEN